In Hoeflea ulvae, one genomic interval encodes:
- a CDS encoding exopolysaccharide biosynthesis protein, producing MSPQSAVSSVPAIASGTHRHPEKLSDLLERLAREAGDRVSMREIANALDDRSFGAFLLVFALPNLIPLPPGATMVLGLPMVFVAWQMVIGLQKVWLPKALANYTVDRATFQRMVSRVSPWLRSAETWVRPRNWPLDGPILERLFGLFALILAVTCVLPIPFGNWLPALAVAVLGVAHTERDGNCLALGVITGLVSVLVAGLVVFATGALLFRLF from the coding sequence GTGAGTCCGCAGTCCGCCGTATCCTCCGTTCCCGCCATCGCATCAGGCACACATCGTCATCCCGAAAAGCTCTCGGATTTGCTCGAGCGTCTGGCGCGCGAGGCCGGGGACCGGGTGAGCATGCGCGAGATTGCCAATGCGCTGGACGACCGCTCTTTCGGCGCCTTCCTGCTCGTCTTCGCCCTGCCCAACCTGATTCCGCTTCCGCCCGGCGCCACCATGGTGCTCGGCCTGCCGATGGTCTTCGTCGCCTGGCAGATGGTGATCGGCTTGCAGAAAGTGTGGCTGCCGAAGGCGCTTGCCAATTACACCGTCGACCGCGCCACCTTCCAGCGCATGGTCTCCCGGGTCTCGCCCTGGCTCAGAAGCGCCGAAACCTGGGTCCGGCCGCGCAACTGGCCGCTCGACGGCCCGATCCTCGAGCGCCTGTTCGGACTGTTTGCACTGATCCTAGCCGTCACCTGCGTGCTGCCTATTCCCTTCGGCAACTGGTTGCCGGCGCTGGCCGTCGCCGTGCTCGGCGTCGCCCATACCGAACGCGACGGCAATTGCCTGGCCCTCGGCGTGATCACCGGGCTTGTATCGGTCCTGGTCGCTGGCCTCGTGGTCTTTGCCACCGGCGCCCTGCTGTTCCGGCTGTTCTGA
- a CDS encoding formyl transferase, protein MSQTRNILVLTAGGDYAWVIVNALASHLDGVEVALEQPESKTVFLKRRARRIGWVQTAGQFGTMVISRVGKRLAGARARAIIAASGAQTGMPDHLPVTPVSSANAGDCLELIAARKPDIVLLVGCRMLSRATLAAIPCPVLNYHSGINPKYRGVAGGWWARATGDCGNYGTTVHLVDAGVDTGDILHQAFLAPDPRDTLLTDSLAMAAGSREMVVRAVEDALSGNLETRPGPLPSVQRFHPPLWTYLATGLTRGIW, encoded by the coding sequence ATGAGCCAGACCAGAAACATTCTCGTTCTCACCGCCGGCGGCGACTATGCCTGGGTCATCGTCAACGCCCTTGCGTCGCATCTGGATGGCGTCGAAGTGGCGCTCGAGCAGCCTGAATCCAAGACCGTCTTTCTCAAGCGCCGGGCCCGCAGGATCGGCTGGGTCCAGACCGCGGGCCAGTTCGGCACCATGGTGATTTCCCGTGTCGGCAAGCGTCTTGCCGGCGCGCGAGCCAGGGCCATCATCGCCGCCAGCGGTGCGCAAACCGGGATGCCGGACCATCTGCCGGTCACGCCGGTGTCGTCCGCAAATGCCGGCGACTGCCTGGAACTGATCGCGGCGCGAAAACCCGATATCGTCCTGCTGGTCGGATGCCGGATGCTGAGCCGGGCGACACTCGCTGCCATCCCCTGCCCGGTGCTCAACTACCATTCCGGCATCAATCCGAAATATCGCGGCGTGGCCGGCGGCTGGTGGGCGCGAGCCACGGGCGATTGCGGGAATTACGGCACCACCGTGCATCTGGTTGATGCCGGCGTCGACACCGGCGACATTCTCCATCAGGCGTTTCTGGCGCCTGACCCGCGCGACACTTTGCTCACCGATTCGCTCGCCATGGCCGCAGGCTCGCGCGAGATGGTCGTGCGCGCCGTCGAGGACGCGCTGAGCGGAAATCTGGAAACCAGACCGGGCCCGTTGCCATCCGTGCAGCGGTTCCACCCGCCGCTCTGGACCTATCTCGCCACCGGGCTGACCAGAGGCATCTGGTAG
- a CDS encoding virulence factor: MANCIIVYWRDIPAQVIVKKGRASAKRELTLRFTEAIDMCAMRTGAAETDDYLADWRRADPVEVSDDLEAEAERAAAELETAYDKERLVALVKGGGRESHG; the protein is encoded by the coding sequence ATGGCCAACTGCATCATCGTCTACTGGCGCGACATTCCAGCCCAGGTGATCGTCAAGAAGGGACGGGCTTCCGCCAAGCGGGAGCTGACCCTCAGATTCACCGAGGCCATCGACATGTGCGCCATGCGGACCGGTGCGGCCGAGACCGATGACTATCTGGCCGACTGGCGCCGTGCCGATCCGGTGGAAGTCTCCGATGATCTTGAAGCCGAAGCCGAACGGGCCGCGGCGGAACTGGAAACAGCCTATGACAAGGAACGCCTGGTGGCGCTGGTCAAGGGCGGAGGCAGGGAGAGCCATGGCTGA